Proteins encoded in a region of the Triticum dicoccoides isolate Atlit2015 ecotype Zavitan chromosome 3A, WEW_v2.0, whole genome shotgun sequence genome:
- the LOC119269462 gene encoding uncharacterized protein At5g39865-like, whose protein sequence is MWLPWVKTRSSSPTSASSASTCSSTALVAASPRLSFNSPSLKDLQALLRSDHAAPSPSPPQPPCSPSAARVFHRVRVAASALRALRTLQAPPPAAEADRRVVLYYTSLHVVRGTYEDCRAARAILRGLRASVDERDLAMDARYLEELTALLPRARRITLPQVFVGGRHLGGAEELRRLHESGELRRVVAGAAPLAACARCGGERYVLCGSCDGSHKRYSLKGGGGFRTCAGCNENGLVRCPDCSPPAV, encoded by the coding sequence ATGTGGCTGCCCTGGGTCAAGACGCGCTCCTCCTcccccacctccgcctcctccgcctccacctgctcctccacggcgctcgtcgccgcctcgccgcgcctctcCTTCAACTCGCCCTCCCTCAAGGACCTCCAGGCCCTCCTCCGCTCCGACCACGCCGCGCCCTCCCCGTCCCCGCCGCAGCCCCCGTGCTCCCCCTCCGCCGCGCGCGTCTTCCACCGCGTCCGCGTCGCCGCCTCGGCCCTTCGCGCGCTCCGCACCCTGcaggcgccgccgcccgccgccgaggCCGACCGCCGCGTCGTGCTCTACTACACCTCCCTCCACGTCGTCCGGGGCACCTACGAGGACTGCCGCGCCGCGCGCGCCATCCTGCGCGGGCTCCGCGCCTCCGTCGACGAGCGCGACCTCGCCATGGACGCGCGCTACCTCGAGGAGCTCACGGCGCTGCTCCCGCGCGCGCGCCGGATCACGCTCCCGCAGGTCTTCGTCGGCGGCCGCCACCTCGGCGGCGCCGAGGAGCTCCGCCGCCTGCACGAGTCGGGCGAGCTGCGGCGCGTCGTGGCCGGCGCCGCGCCCCTCGCCGCCTGCGCGCGGTGCGGCGGCGAGCGCTACGTGCTGTGCGGCAGCTGCGACGGGAGCCACAAGCGGTACAGCCTCAAGGGCGGCGGCGGGTTCCGCACCTGCGCCGGCTGCAACGAGAACGGCCTCGTCCGGTGCCCGGACTGCTCCCCGCCGGCCGTCTGA